In Phenylobacterium zucineum HLK1, one DNA window encodes the following:
- a CDS encoding DUF3617 domain-containing protein, protein MKRPLLAALVLPAFVLAALPATASAAPPIQPGYWESTNRLLSPIRQTKVEKRCITPAEVDKFMAGPSNRHYKCTYPHKVIAGGKISLKGTCVSKKGRKVAVEGDGAYTPTSFNLTATIATEFLGLDISGRASTEARRIGDVCPTPEAIAEANAN, encoded by the coding sequence ATGAAACGTCCGCTCCTCGCCGCGCTCGTCCTGCCCGCCTTCGTCCTGGCCGCCCTCCCCGCCACGGCGTCGGCCGCCCCGCCGATCCAGCCCGGCTACTGGGAATCCACCAACCGGCTGCTCTCGCCGATCCGCCAGACCAAGGTGGAGAAGCGCTGCATCACCCCGGCCGAGGTGGACAAGTTCATGGCTGGCCCCTCGAACCGCCACTACAAGTGCACCTATCCGCACAAGGTGATCGCCGGCGGCAAGATCAGCCTGAAGGGAACCTGCGTCAGCAAGAAGGGCCGAAAGGTCGCGGTGGAGGGCGATGGCGCCTACACCCCCACCAGCTTCAACCTGACGGCCACCATCGCCACCGAGTTCCTGGGCCTGGACATCTCCGGACGGGCCTCCACCGAGGCCCGCCGGATCGGCGATGTCTGTCCGACGCCCGAGGCGATCGCCGAGGCGAACGCGAACTAG
- a CDS encoding peptidylprolyl isomerase encodes MNLKTVLIAAGLAACAPAAVAQTASQTAAQTAAAAPSAADWRVPNPDDVLVIDTNKGRIIAELVPEVAPEAAGRIRTLAKRGFYDGRTFFRVIEGFMAQTGDPQDNGTGASELPDIPGEFVFRRGADLPVVVADNQQVAEVGFVKSLPVTSQSMMLAPLTADGKVQGWGLFCKGVVGMARGQEPDSANSQFFLMRDDYPRLDKRYTAFGRVLSGQEVVNAIKVGEPVPEPQDRMERVRVLSDIPPAERPQIRVIDPAGPWFKAEVARVKAQGGLFKACDVNIPAEVK; translated from the coding sequence ATGAACCTCAAGACCGTCCTGATCGCCGCGGGTCTCGCGGCGTGCGCTCCTGCCGCCGTGGCCCAGACGGCTTCCCAGACCGCCGCCCAGACCGCGGCCGCCGCACCGTCGGCCGCCGACTGGCGCGTGCCCAATCCCGACGACGTCCTCGTCATCGACACCAACAAGGGCCGCATCATCGCCGAGCTGGTTCCGGAGGTCGCGCCCGAGGCGGCCGGCCGGATCCGGACCCTGGCCAAGCGCGGCTTCTACGACGGCCGGACCTTCTTCCGCGTCATCGAGGGCTTCATGGCCCAGACGGGCGATCCGCAGGACAACGGCACGGGCGCTTCCGAGCTGCCCGACATCCCGGGCGAGTTCGTCTTCCGCCGCGGCGCCGACCTGCCCGTCGTCGTCGCCGACAACCAGCAGGTCGCCGAGGTGGGTTTCGTGAAGTCCCTGCCGGTCACCAGCCAGAGCATGATGCTGGCGCCGCTCACGGCCGACGGGAAGGTCCAGGGGTGGGGTCTGTTCTGCAAGGGCGTGGTGGGCATGGCCCGCGGCCAGGAGCCCGATTCGGCCAACAGCCAGTTCTTCCTGATGCGCGACGACTACCCGCGCCTGGACAAGCGCTACACCGCCTTCGGCCGGGTCCTCTCGGGCCAGGAGGTGGTGAACGCCATAAAGGTGGGCGAGCCCGTGCCCGAGCCTCAGGACCGGATGGAGCGCGTGCGCGTTCTCTCCGACATCCCGCCGGCCGAGCGGCCGCAGATCCGCGTGATCGACCCCGCCGGTCCCTGGTTTAAGGCCGAAGTCGCCCGGGTGAAGGCCCAGGGCGGCCTGTTCAAGGCCTGTGACGTGAACATTCCTGCCGAGGTGAAGTGA
- the coaD gene encoding pantetheine-phosphate adenylyltransferase, protein MTRVGLYPGTFDPIHNGHTDIIGRAAKLVDKLVLGVAINAGKGPLFSLEERVAIVEEAIAPLRDRVEIVVQPFEGLTMHFAREVGASVIVRGLRAVADFEFEFQMTAMNQQLDRQIETVFFMADPRHQAIASKLVKEIAILGGEIHKFVSPAVEARLLAKVGRA, encoded by the coding sequence ATGACCCGCGTCGGCCTCTATCCGGGCACCTTCGATCCGATCCACAACGGCCACACCGACATCATCGGTCGGGCCGCCAAGCTGGTGGACAAGCTGGTGCTGGGCGTCGCCATCAACGCCGGCAAGGGCCCGCTCTTCTCGCTGGAGGAGCGGGTGGCGATCGTCGAGGAGGCCATTGCGCCGCTGCGCGACCGCGTCGAGATCGTGGTCCAGCCGTTCGAGGGGCTGACCATGCACTTCGCCCGGGAGGTTGGGGCCAGCGTCATCGTCCGCGGTCTGCGGGCCGTCGCCGACTTCGAGTTCGAGTTCCAGATGACGGCCATGAACCAGCAGCTCGACCGGCAGATCGAGACTGTTTTCTTCATGGCCGACCCGCGCCACCAGGCCATCGCCTCCAAGCTGGTCAAGGAGATCGCGATCCTGGGCGGGGAGATCCACAAGTTCGTGAGCCCGGCCGTCGAGGCCCGCCTGCTGGCCAAGGTCGGCCGCGCCTGA
- a CDS encoding peroxiredoxin — protein sequence MPLAVGDPAPWFTAPTASSPEFVFDSSAGRYVLMLFPPHEPEGRAVALKALAAHQALFDDRQASAFVVVRDPEALQGLKDMRGLRWLLDPDGAIAARFLADRPHWLLLDPTLRSMGGAPMEETQQVLELVRRLGPPERHAGAPLHAPVLIAPRILEPELCRALIELHEGDGGAFTGVMRDAGDRTVYVMDELKRRRDVVVRDPGLVEALRTRLERRLFPLIERALGFKATHIERYLVSCYDEADGGVFRPHRDNTTLGTAHRAFACSINLNDGFEGGDLRFPEFGPATYRPPVGGVCVFACGLMHEALPVMEGRRYAFVPFLFDDAGAEVRAAYEARTAGTEAPS from the coding sequence ATGCCGCTCGCCGTCGGGGATCCTGCGCCGTGGTTCACGGCGCCGACCGCCTCCAGCCCCGAGTTCGTCTTCGACAGCTCGGCCGGGCGCTACGTGCTGATGCTCTTTCCACCGCACGAGCCTGAGGGCCGCGCCGTCGCGCTCAAGGCCCTCGCCGCGCACCAGGCCCTGTTCGACGACCGCCAGGCCTCGGCGTTCGTGGTGGTGCGCGATCCGGAGGCGCTCCAGGGGCTGAAGGACATGCGCGGCCTGCGCTGGTTGCTGGACCCCGACGGGGCGATCGCCGCCCGCTTCCTGGCGGACCGGCCGCACTGGCTGCTGCTGGACCCGACCCTGCGTTCCATGGGGGGCGCGCCCATGGAGGAGACGCAGCAGGTGCTCGAGCTGGTGCGCAGGCTCGGCCCGCCGGAGCGCCATGCCGGCGCCCCGCTGCATGCGCCGGTGCTGATCGCGCCCAGGATCCTCGAGCCCGAGCTCTGCCGGGCCCTGATCGAACTGCACGAGGGCGATGGCGGCGCATTCACCGGCGTGATGCGCGACGCCGGCGACCGCACCGTCTACGTCATGGACGAGCTGAAGCGGCGGCGGGACGTGGTCGTGCGCGATCCCGGACTGGTGGAAGCGCTCAGGACCAGGCTGGAGCGGCGGCTGTTTCCGCTGATCGAGCGTGCGCTCGGCTTCAAGGCCACGCACATCGAGCGATACCTGGTCAGCTGCTACGACGAGGCCGACGGCGGCGTCTTCCGGCCGCATCGGGACAACACCACCCTCGGCACCGCCCACCGTGCGTTCGCCTGCTCGATCAACCTGAACGACGGCTTCGAGGGCGGCGACCTGCGGTTCCCGGAGTTTGGCCCGGCCACCTACCGACCGCCGGTGGGCGGCGTCTGCGTCTTCGCCTGCGGCCTGATGCACGAGGCCCTGCCGGTGATGGAGGGGCGCCGCTACGCCTTCGTCCCGTTCCTGTTCGACGACGCGGGGGCCGAGGTACGCGCGGCCTACGAGGCGCGCACGGCTGGAACCGAAGCCCCGTCCTGA
- the ssb gene encoding single-stranded DNA-binding protein produces MAGSVNKVILVGNLGADPEIRSLNSGDRVANLRIATSETWRDRSTGERKEKTEWHRVVIFNENLVKVAENYLRKGSTVYIEGSLQTRKWTDQSGQEKYSTEIVLQKFRGELTMLGGRGEGGGAADRDEGGYGGGFSSGPRAQSSGPREDFSADLDDEIPF; encoded by the coding sequence ATGGCGGGCAGCGTCAACAAGGTCATTCTGGTGGGCAATCTCGGGGCGGATCCCGAGATCCGCAGCCTTAACTCCGGCGACCGGGTCGCCAACCTGCGCATCGCCACGTCCGAGACCTGGCGCGACCGCAGCACCGGCGAACGCAAGGAAAAGACCGAGTGGCACCGGGTGGTGATCTTCAACGAGAACCTCGTGAAGGTGGCCGAGAACTACCTGCGCAAGGGCTCCACGGTCTACATCGAGGGATCGCTGCAGACCCGGAAGTGGACCGACCAGTCGGGCCAGGAGAAGTACTCCACCGAGATCGTGCTGCAGAAGTTCCGCGGCGAGCTCACCATGCTCGGCGGCCGCGGCGAGGGCGGCGGTGCGGCCGACCGTGACGAAGGCGGCTATGGCGGCGGCTTCTCCTCGGGCCCCCGCGCCCAGAGCTCAGGCCCGCGCGAGGACTTCTCGGCCGACCTCGACGACGAGATCCCGTTCTAG
- a CDS encoding HD domain-containing protein, which translates to MTPGLEAAYAEPHRRYHTRRHIEHCLEMLDAVPDLTDRERRLLTWAIWWHDAVYDPRASDNEALSAELACRELPALGAAPDETEEVARLIRLTAGHSVDAGDRLGAILVSIDLAVLGAAPADYDAYARAVREEYAHLPDAAWRAGRSAVLQRFLEAPVIYPDPRIRAAREAAARANLARELSSLR; encoded by the coding sequence GTGACGCCGGGCCTCGAGGCCGCCTACGCCGAACCGCACCGGCGCTACCACACGCGCCGGCACATCGAGCATTGCCTGGAGATGCTGGACGCCGTTCCCGACCTCACGGACCGGGAGCGGCGCCTGTTGACCTGGGCGATCTGGTGGCATGACGCCGTCTACGATCCGCGGGCTTCGGACAACGAGGCTCTCAGCGCCGAACTCGCGTGCCGTGAGCTGCCGGCGCTCGGCGCCGCGCCCGACGAGACTGAGGAGGTCGCCCGGCTGATCCGCCTCACGGCCGGGCATTCCGTGGACGCGGGGGACCGACTGGGCGCGATCCTGGTCTCCATCGACCTCGCCGTCCTGGGCGCGGCGCCCGCCGACTACGACGCCTACGCCCGTGCGGTGCGGGAAGAGTACGCGCACCTGCCCGACGCCGCATGGCGCGCGGGCCGCTCCGCGGTGCTGCAACGCTTCCTCGAGGCGCCGGTTATCTATCCCGACCCGCGCATCCGGGCGGCGCGGGAAGCCGCCGCGCGCGCGAACCTGGCCCGGGAGCTCTCGTCGCTGAGGTAG
- the gyrA gene encoding DNA gyrase subunit A: MTDETHTPPDDRRGGVAPIAIEDELKRSYLDYAMSVIVSRALPDVRDGLKPVHRRILFSMNEQGHTPDRGYVKSARVVGDVMGKYHPHGDVAIYDTMVRMAQPFSMNLLLIDGQGNFGSVDNDPPAAMRYTESRMTRAAMAILADLDKDTVDFKDNYDGSEQEPVVLPSRIPNLLVNGAGGIAVGMATNIPPHNLGEVVDACLAYIDNPEIGLDELLDIVPGPDFPTGGEIIGRSGARQALMTGRGSVIMRGKATIEEVRKEREAIVITAIPYQVNKAALVERIAELVREKRIEGVADLRDESDRDGMRVVVEMKRDASAEVILNQLYRYTPLQSSFGVNMLALNRGRPEQMGLREMVTAFVDFREEVVVRRTKFELSKARDRGHVLVGLAIAVANIDEFIHIIRSSKDPTEARERLVAKDWPAGDMLPLVELIADPRTLVIDGNKIRLTDEQARAILALTLSRLTGLGRDEIFGEARELAGVIRGHLEILASRERVMAIVREELVQVREQFAVPRRTEIVEGDADVEDEDLIAREEMVITVTHGGYVKRTPLATYRTQHRGGKGRSGMATKEEDAVTRVFSANTHTPMLFFSSGGKAYKLKVWRLPLGTPTSRGKAFVNLLPIEPGESITSILPLPEDEATWDQYDVMFATRSGNVRRNKLSDFVDIRRNGKIAMKLDEGDAIIGVGVCNAGQNDVLLTTALGRCIRFATEEVRVFAGRDSTGVRGIRLAEGDSVISMAILRSAPATPAERAAYLKHAKAMRIATGEAEEGEETAAPEEEDEANGEEAALGPERLAEMGAAEEIILTVSTEGYGKRTSAYEFRRTGRGGQGLLAQDLTKRGGKLAGSFPVDEGDEILLVSDQGQLIRIPVRQVRLAGRNTQGVIIFRKSADEHVVSVERLAEPAGDDEVEDGDIGGEDGTDAGTDNGGDVA; this comes from the coding sequence TTGACCGACGAAACCCATACCCCACCGGACGACCGGCGCGGGGGCGTCGCCCCTATAGCCATCGAAGACGAGCTGAAGCGCTCCTACCTCGACTACGCGATGAGCGTGATCGTGAGCCGGGCGCTGCCGGACGTTCGCGACGGCCTCAAGCCCGTGCACCGCCGCATCCTGTTCTCGATGAACGAGCAGGGGCACACGCCGGACCGGGGCTATGTGAAGTCCGCCCGCGTGGTCGGCGACGTGATGGGTAAGTACCACCCGCACGGCGACGTCGCGATCTACGACACCATGGTCCGCATGGCGCAGCCGTTCTCGATGAACCTGCTGCTCATCGACGGCCAGGGCAACTTCGGCTCGGTGGACAACGACCCGCCGGCGGCCATGCGCTACACGGAAAGCCGCATGACCCGCGCCGCCATGGCGATCCTGGCGGACCTCGACAAGGACACGGTCGACTTCAAGGACAACTACGACGGCTCCGAGCAGGAGCCGGTGGTCCTGCCCTCGCGCATCCCCAACCTGCTGGTGAACGGCGCCGGCGGCATCGCCGTCGGCATGGCCACCAACATTCCGCCGCACAACCTGGGCGAGGTGGTGGACGCCTGCCTGGCCTACATCGACAATCCCGAGATCGGCCTCGACGAGCTGCTGGACATCGTCCCGGGCCCCGACTTCCCGACGGGGGGCGAGATCATCGGCCGCTCGGGCGCGCGCCAGGCGCTGATGACCGGCCGCGGCTCGGTCATCATGCGCGGCAAGGCGACCATCGAGGAGGTGCGCAAGGAGCGCGAGGCGATCGTCATCACGGCGATCCCCTACCAGGTGAACAAGGCCGCCCTCGTCGAGCGCATCGCCGAGCTGGTCCGCGAGAAGCGGATCGAGGGCGTCGCCGACCTGCGCGACGAATCCGACCGCGACGGCATGCGCGTGGTCGTCGAGATGAAGCGGGACGCCTCGGCCGAGGTGATCCTGAACCAGCTCTACCGCTACACGCCCCTGCAGAGCTCGTTCGGCGTCAACATGCTGGCGCTGAACCGCGGCCGGCCCGAGCAGATGGGCCTGCGCGAGATGGTCACCGCCTTCGTGGATTTCCGCGAAGAGGTGGTCGTCCGGCGGACGAAGTTCGAGCTCTCGAAGGCGCGCGACCGGGGCCACGTGCTGGTCGGTCTCGCCATCGCCGTCGCCAACATCGACGAGTTCATCCACATCATCCGCTCGTCCAAGGACCCGACCGAGGCCCGCGAACGGCTGGTGGCCAAGGACTGGCCGGCCGGCGACATGCTGCCGCTGGTCGAGCTGATCGCCGACCCGCGCACCCTGGTGATCGACGGGAACAAGATCCGGCTGACCGACGAGCAGGCCCGGGCGATCCTGGCGCTGACCCTGTCGCGCCTCACCGGCCTCGGCCGCGACGAGATCTTCGGTGAGGCCCGCGAACTGGCTGGCGTGATCCGCGGTCACCTCGAGATCCTGGCCTCGCGCGAGCGGGTCATGGCCATCGTGCGCGAGGAGCTGGTGCAGGTCCGCGAGCAGTTCGCCGTGCCGCGCCGCACCGAGATCGTCGAAGGCGACGCCGACGTCGAGGACGAGGATCTGATCGCCCGCGAGGAGATGGTGATCACTGTCACCCACGGCGGCTACGTGAAGCGCACGCCGCTCGCCACCTACCGGACCCAGCACCGGGGCGGGAAGGGGCGGTCGGGCATGGCCACCAAGGAAGAGGACGCCGTCACGCGGGTCTTCTCGGCCAACACCCACACGCCGATGCTGTTCTTCTCGAGCGGCGGCAAGGCCTACAAGCTCAAGGTGTGGCGCCTGCCGCTCGGCACGCCCACCTCGCGCGGCAAGGCCTTCGTGAACCTGCTGCCCATCGAGCCCGGCGAGAGCATCACCTCCATCCTGCCGCTGCCCGAGGACGAGGCGACGTGGGATCAGTACGACGTGATGTTCGCCACGCGCTCGGGCAACGTCCGGCGCAACAAGCTCTCGGACTTCGTGGACATCCGCCGCAACGGCAAGATCGCCATGAAGCTGGACGAGGGCGACGCGATCATCGGCGTCGGCGTGTGCAACGCCGGCCAGAACGACGTCCTGCTGACCACCGCGCTCGGCCGCTGCATCCGCTTCGCCACCGAGGAGGTCCGTGTGTTCGCCGGCCGCGACTCCACCGGCGTGCGCGGCATCCGCCTGGCCGAGGGCGACAGCGTCATCTCCATGGCCATCCTGCGCTCGGCGCCGGCGACTCCGGCCGAGCGTGCGGCCTACCTGAAGCACGCCAAGGCGATGCGCATCGCCACCGGCGAGGCCGAGGAGGGCGAGGAGACCGCCGCCCCCGAGGAGGAGGACGAGGCGAACGGCGAGGAGGCTGCGCTCGGCCCCGAGCGCCTGGCCGAGATGGGCGCCGCCGAGGAGATCATCCTGACGGTCTCCACCGAAGGCTACGGCAAGCGCACCTCGGCCTACGAGTTCCGCCGCACCGGCCGCGGCGGCCAGGGCCTGCTCGCCCAGGACCTCACCAAGCGCGGCGGCAAGCTCGCCGGCTCGTTCCCGGTGGACGAGGGCGACGAGATCCTGCTGGTCAGCGACCAGGGCCAGCTCATCCGGATCCCGGTGCGCCAGGTCCGCCTCGCGGGCCGCAACACCCAGGGCGTGATCATCTTCCGCAAGAGCGCGGACGAGCACGTCGTCTCGGTGGAACGCCTGGCCGAGCCGGCGGGCGATGACGAGGTCGAGGACGGCGACATCGGGGGCGAGGACGGGACCGACGCAGGAACCGACAACGGGGGCGACGTGGCGTAA
- a CDS encoding sodium-dependent transporter, giving the protein MTIADSAASGARTQTGAADAAPEWSSRAAFIAAAVGSAVGLGNIWKFPYMAGVSGGGAFVLTYLGFVALVGVPVLIAELLLGRHGGPSIVQALGRMAAGARGGRLWNGLGWFVALTALGVLSFYSVVAGWALAYAAKAAVGGLSALTPQASTRTFDALLADPAQMIAWHTLVMGAVVAIVARGVKGGIERAVRWLMPLLTALLVVLAVYAGGVGDFARAVEFLFRPDVSALTPEVAMAAAGHAFFTLSLGLGAMMVYGAYVPKSVSIPRAAVWVAAADTVCALLAGLAIFPLVFGFGLDPAAGPGLIFVTLPVAFAAMPGGAVVGALFFLLIVVAALTSAVALIEPLAAALGGAGERRRVWTLRLAAGAWALGLASVFSFNLWSDVRLFGQTVFDFIAHVTGDLALPLGGLGFAVFAGWVAGRSLTAADFGSPRVHAAWLLLVRFVAPTVLALVFLDLLV; this is encoded by the coding sequence ATGACGATCGCAGACTCCGCCGCCTCGGGCGCGCGGACGCAAACCGGTGCGGCCGACGCCGCGCCCGAGTGGTCCTCGCGGGCCGCCTTCATCGCCGCGGCGGTGGGCTCGGCCGTGGGCCTCGGGAACATCTGGAAGTTCCCCTACATGGCCGGGGTCAGCGGCGGCGGGGCCTTCGTGCTGACCTACCTCGGATTCGTGGCCCTCGTCGGCGTCCCGGTGCTGATCGCCGAGCTGCTGCTCGGCCGGCATGGCGGGCCCAGCATCGTGCAGGCCCTCGGTCGGATGGCGGCCGGCGCCCGGGGAGGGCGGCTGTGGAACGGCCTGGGCTGGTTCGTCGCGCTGACGGCCCTGGGCGTCCTCAGCTTCTACAGCGTGGTCGCGGGTTGGGCGCTCGCCTATGCGGCCAAGGCGGCGGTGGGCGGGCTCTCGGCCCTGACGCCCCAGGCCAGCACCCGGACGTTCGACGCCCTGCTCGCCGACCCGGCCCAGATGATCGCCTGGCACACCCTGGTGATGGGCGCCGTCGTCGCCATCGTTGCGCGCGGCGTGAAGGGCGGCATCGAGCGGGCCGTGCGCTGGCTGATGCCGCTCCTGACGGCGCTGCTGGTCGTGCTGGCGGTCTACGCCGGCGGGGTGGGGGATTTCGCCCGCGCCGTGGAGTTCCTGTTCCGGCCCGACGTCTCGGCGCTCACCCCGGAGGTCGCCATGGCGGCGGCGGGGCACGCGTTCTTCACCCTGTCGCTGGGGCTGGGGGCGATGATGGTCTACGGCGCCTATGTACCGAAGTCGGTCTCGATACCCCGGGCGGCGGTCTGGGTGGCGGCGGCCGACACCGTCTGCGCCCTGCTGGCGGGGCTGGCGATCTTCCCGCTGGTGTTCGGCTTCGGCCTCGATCCGGCGGCGGGGCCGGGCCTGATCTTCGTGACCCTGCCGGTGGCGTTCGCGGCCATGCCCGGCGGCGCGGTGGTCGGGGCGCTCTTCTTCCTGCTGATCGTCGTGGCGGCGCTGACGTCAGCGGTGGCGCTGATCGAGCCTCTGGCCGCCGCCCTGGGCGGCGCGGGCGAGCGTCGGCGGGTCTGGACCCTGCGCCTGGCCGCCGGAGCGTGGGCGCTGGGCCTGGCCTCGGTGTTCTCGTTCAACCTGTGGTCGGACGTGCGGCTCTTCGGCCAGACGGTGTTCGACTTCATCGCCCATGTGACCGGCGACCTGGCGTTGCCCCTGGGCGGGCTGGGCTTCGCCGTCTTCGCCGGCTGGGTCGCCGGCCGTTCGCTCACCGCGGCCGACTTCGGCTCGCCGCGCGTGCACGCGGCCTGGCTGCTGCTGGTCCGCTTCGTCGCGCCCACCGTGCTGGCGCTGGTGTTCCTGGACCTGCTGGTCTGA
- a CDS encoding GNAT family N-acetyltransferase, with translation MNELDLRRAVAGDGDALEDLQRNSITGVAAAHYSRAQVAAFLRCTAGALRAHIERANIWVLTDRGLVVACAGWHPAGALADHIAAPVDPRAVEVRSVYVRSGWTRRGLAARLLDRVEEDARAFGADRADLHAMRGSEPFYAARGYAALGDMSFNMGGVPFPGLRMTKPLRAAERLTL, from the coding sequence ATGAACGAACTGGACCTCCGAAGGGCGGTCGCCGGCGACGGCGACGCGCTCGAAGACCTTCAACGGAATTCAATCACCGGCGTGGCCGCGGCGCATTACAGCCGCGCCCAGGTGGCGGCCTTCCTGCGCTGCACCGCCGGCGCCCTCCGCGCGCACATAGAGCGGGCCAACATCTGGGTGCTGACGGACCGCGGCCTCGTCGTGGCCTGCGCCGGCTGGCATCCCGCCGGGGCGCTGGCCGACCATATCGCAGCGCCGGTCGACCCGCGCGCGGTCGAGGTGCGGTCTGTCTATGTGCGCTCCGGCTGGACCCGCCGCGGGCTGGCTGCGCGCCTGCTGGACCGCGTGGAGGAGGACGCCCGGGCCTTCGGCGCCGACCGGGCGGACCTGCACGCGATGCGCGGCTCGGAGCCCTTCTACGCGGCCCGTGGTTACGCCGCCCTCGGCGACATGAGCTTCAACATGGGCGGCGTGCCGTTCCCCGGCCTCCGGATGACCAAGCCTCTCCGAGCGGCTGAACGCCTCACTCTCTGA
- a CDS encoding LysR family transcriptional regulator: MFDQDLLRTFVTIVDAGSFAAAADAVGRTPSAVSMQIKRLEEQAGRRLLVRGAQGVRLTGDGEMLLVHAREILRAHEIAFDAMMNERSARSLTLGLPDTYVATLLTEVLDELVAGFPDTNLRVVVDGSGALMRRLEEAALDLALVTEYQLGGDERGELVHLERGLWACAEDCPALALTPLPVALMFEGSVFRRLAQEMLRAVARPYRIAVTSNAETVIRAAVASGAVVAPLPESRMAGLRELTPEEGFPRFPPLKVRLRTGRRRLPPAGEWLAQRLIARAAAVDAATKAPAAPAPSEFSP; this comes from the coding sequence ATGTTCGATCAGGATCTGTTGCGCACCTTCGTGACCATCGTCGATGCGGGGAGCTTCGCGGCCGCCGCGGACGCCGTCGGTCGCACGCCCTCGGCCGTGAGCATGCAGATCAAGCGGCTGGAGGAGCAGGCGGGCCGCCGCCTGCTGGTGCGCGGCGCCCAGGGCGTCCGGCTGACGGGCGACGGAGAGATGCTGCTCGTCCACGCGCGCGAGATCCTGCGGGCGCACGAGATCGCCTTCGACGCCATGATGAACGAGCGGTCCGCCCGCTCCCTGACCCTGGGCCTGCCCGACACCTACGTGGCGACCCTGCTCACGGAAGTGCTGGACGAGCTGGTCGCCGGCTTTCCCGACACCAATCTGCGGGTGGTGGTCGACGGCTCCGGCGCGCTGATGCGCCGGCTCGAGGAGGCCGCCCTCGATCTGGCGCTGGTGACCGAATACCAGCTGGGCGGCGACGAGCGGGGCGAGCTCGTGCACCTCGAGCGGGGCCTGTGGGCCTGCGCCGAGGATTGCCCGGCCCTGGCCCTCACGCCTCTCCCGGTCGCGCTCATGTTCGAAGGCAGCGTCTTCCGGCGCCTCGCGCAGGAGATGCTGCGGGCGGTCGCCCGCCCCTACCGCATCGCCGTGACCTCCAACGCCGAGACCGTGATCCGGGCCGCGGTGGCGTCGGGCGCCGTGGTCGCGCCCCTGCCGGAGTCGCGGATGGCGGGCCTGCGCGAACTCACGCCCGAGGAGGGCTTTCCCCGGTTCCCGCCCCTCAAGGTGCGCCTCCGCACAGGCCGCCGTCGGCTGCCGCCCGCCGGGGAATGGCTCGCCCAGCGCCTGATCGCCCGGGCCGCGGCCGTGGACGCCGCCACGAAGGCGCCCGCCGCCCCCGCGCCATCCGAATTCTCGCCCTAG
- a CDS encoding peptidylprolyl isomerase, producing the protein MDAENTLIMELESGPVTIKLRPDLAPKHVERIKELAREGFYDGVVFHRVIPGFMAQGGDPTGTGSGGSKKPNLPAEFSREPHVRGVCSMARTPNPNSANSQFFICFDDATFLDGQYTVWGEVTEGMEHVDALPKGEPPREPGKIVSMKVAADA; encoded by the coding sequence ATGGACGCCGAGAACACCCTGATCATGGAGCTGGAGAGCGGTCCGGTGACCATCAAGCTCCGGCCCGACCTGGCGCCCAAGCACGTGGAGCGCATCAAGGAGCTGGCGCGGGAGGGCTTCTACGACGGCGTGGTCTTCCACCGCGTGATCCCGGGCTTCATGGCCCAGGGCGGCGATCCCACCGGCACCGGTTCGGGCGGCTCCAAGAAGCCGAACCTGCCGGCCGAGTTCAGCCGCGAGCCGCACGTGCGCGGCGTCTGCTCGATGGCGCGCACGCCGAACCCGAACTCGGCCAACAGCCAGTTCTTCATCTGCTTCGACGACGCCACCTTCCTCGACGGCCAATACACCGTGTGGGGCGAGGTCACCGAGGGCATGGAGCACGTCGACGCGCTGCCCAAGGGCGAGCCGCCGCGCGAGCCGGGCAAGATCGTCTCGATGAAGGTCGCCGCGGACGCGTGA